A region of the Nocardia nova SH22a genome:
CGCTTACCGCGGAAGTCGACGGTGCGGTTACCGGTGTGTCGCCGTCGGCGGCGGAAGTCGGTGTGCCGGGGTTCGCCGCGGGAGCCGGTGGTACGGATGCCGATCCAGCGGCGCTTGTCGTGGACGCCGGTGTCTCGGCAGGTGGCGGCGATGTGCTGGCCGTATCGCAGAACGTACAGTCGGCCTCGGCGATACGGGACAAGCCCGCGCCGGAATCGGTGCGGGCGCCTGTTGCGGTCTCGGTTCGGATCTGTCCCGGCATCGTCACCCTCCTCAGCCGAGCGCCGCGGCGAGCGCGTTCGCGTTGTCGGTCTGCCACTTCACGAAATCGGTGTGCTCCGGCAGGGTTTCGGTGACCTCGATGACGGGCACACCGGCGCTCTTGGCGGTGGATGCCACATCCTTCGTGGTCTTGTCCTCGGTCTGGATGTTGTAGACCAGGGCGCGAACCTTCTTGGCGTTCAGCAGATCCCGGACCGCGGCGAGATCGGCGGGCGCGGGGTCGGTGCCCTGCTCGATCGCCTCCTCGAATTCGTGCGGCGTGCGATCGTCGGTGTCGGCGGCGAGCAGCAGGTAGTGCGCCAGCGGCTCGGTCTGCAGCACCGGCGACTTCGGGTGCGCGGCAGCGATTTTCGCGGTGATGGCGGTGACCCCGGCCAGCCGGCCGCGCAGCGCGGCGGCGCGATCGGCGAAGGCCTGCTTGTGTTCGGGGTCGATATCGCCCAGCTCCGCGGCGATCTTGTCGGCGACCGCGCCCACGGTGTTCATGTCGTACCAGATGTGCTCGTTCTCGTCCCCCGCCGCCGCGCCCGCGCGCAGGTCGAAGGCCGCCAGCGTGGGCTTGTCGCGCCCCTCGGCGGCCTTCTCGGCGAATTCGTCGTAGTGGCCGCCGTTGTAGACCACCAGGGCGGCCTCGCGGATCGCGGCGGCGTCCGACGGGGTGGTCTGGTAGGAGTGCGGGTCGACGGTGGGATTGTCGATGATCGACTTCACCTCGACATCCGGCCCGCCCACGGCGGCGGCGACACTGCCCCAGACATCGGTGGAGGCGACGATGCTGGGCTTACCCGAACCCGAGGACGATCCCGAGCAGGCCGCCAGCGTGAATGCGGTGGTGGCTCCCAGCGTGACGACAGCAATTCTGGCGACGAGACTTCTGATCACGCGGGCACTCCTGCACTACTGCTAACGGAAACGATTTCCATTAACTGTAGCGTACGTGTCCAGAACTCGCGGTACCGATCCGACCGACCGGGATGTGAGCCCAGCCACGAACAGGGCCCGTGATCACTCGGTCGGAGCGATCACGGGCCCGGGACGAGAAGGGCGGACAGCTCTACTGCGCGAGCACGGCCACCGGCTGACTCAGCAGCTGTGCGCAACGCAACAGGCCCAGATGGCTGTAGGCCTGCGGGTGATTGCCCAGGGAACGTTCGGCCACCGGGTCGTATTCCTCGCTGAGCAGACCCGTCGGTCCGGCGACGTCCACCAGCTGTGCGAACAGCGCTTCGGCGTCCTCCCGCTTACCGATCAGCAGATACGCCTCCACCAGCCAGGCGGCGCACAGGTGGAATCCACCTTCACCGCCGGGCAGGCCGTCGTCGTGGTGGTAGCGGTACACGGTCGATCCGCTGCGCAGTTCCGCCTCGGTGGCCACCACGGTGGCGGCGAAGCGCGGATCCGACGGTTCGATCAGGCCGCTGAGGCCGATGTGCAGGGTGGCCGCGTCCAGATCGGTGCCGTCGTAGGCCGCGGTGTAGGACTGCACCTGTTCGTTCCAGCCCTTGGCCTTCACCTCTTCGGAGATGGTGTCGCGCAACTCGATCCACGCCGGATCGACCGGGCGATCGAACTTCTCCGCCAGCTTCAGCGCGCGATCGACGGTGAGCCAGCCCATCACCTTCGAGTAGACGTGATGACGCGGATTGCCGCGGATCTCCCAGATGCCGTGGTCGGGTTCGTTCCACCGGCGCTGCACCGCGGAGACCATGGCGTGCACCAGATCCCAGTCCCGATCCGGCAGGGCCTTGGCGGGATTCAGGATGCCCTTGGCCTCGCGGGCCTCGGCCAGACCGCTGATCAGATCCACGATCGGACCGAACACGTCCAGCTGGACCTGCATGTTCGCCGCGTTGCCGACGCGCACCGGCCGCGAACCGGCATATCCGGGCAGCTGGTCCAGGACGGCCTCCGGCGGCAGCGTTTCGCCGTAGAGGGTGTAGAGCGGGTGCAGGCGCTCGGGACCGGCGAGGGTGTCGAGCACCCGATGGGTCCAGGCCAGGAAGTCCTCGGCCTCGGTCAGCGATCCCAGGGCGACCAGCGCGTGCGCGGTGAGCGCGGCGTCGCGCAGCCAGCAGTAGCGGTAGTCCCAGTTGCGGACGCCGCCGATGTCCTCGGGCAGCGAGGTGGTGGCCGCGGCCATGATCGAACCGGACGGCGCGTGCACCAGACCGCGCAGGGTCAATGCCGAGCGCTTCATGAGATCCGGTTTCAGCGGTGGCAGCTCCAGGCTCGCGGCCCAGTCCCGCCAGTACCGCTCGGCCTCGTTGCGCCGTTCCGGTTCGCTGACCATGGCCGGGGCGAGATCGGCGGTGCCGCAGCGCATTTCGAGCACGATCGGGCCCTCGGAGGGATCGACGACCGCGCGCGCGACGTGATGGATGCCCTCCTCGGAGATCTCCCACCGCACACCGGGCGAGCGCAGCACGATCGGATCGTTGGTGCCGTGCACGCGCAGGCCCGCGGGATCGCGCACCAGCGTCACCGGCACCTGCCCGAATTCCGGACGCGGCGCGAAGGTGACCACGGCCTTGGCGTCACCGGTGATGACGCGGGTCAGATCGGTGCGTTCCAAGGCCGCGTCGTGCGGCAGATAGTCCACGACTTTCAAACTGGACCAACGGGTTTCGACGGTCATGGTGCCGTCGACATAGCGCTGCGACAGCGGCAGGCCCTGTCGTTCCGGGGCGATGGTGAAATGTCCGGCCGCCGGTCCGCCGAGCAGATGGGCGAAGACCGCCGCCGAATCCGGTTCCGGATGGCAGAACCAGGTGACCGTGCCGTCCGGGGTCAGCAGCGCATTGGAGCGCGGCGAGGCCAGCATGGTCAGCCGCTCGATGCGCGGTGCCGAGGCGCCGGCCAGCCAGGTGCGGCGCTCCTCGAGCAGGAAGGCCAGTGCCTTGGCCACCTCCTCGGTGCTGGCCACCCGGAACTCGGCGCGGCTCTCGCCCTCGCCGACCTTGATCCCGATATCCGGTCCGGACAGCCGGGCGAAGGCCTTCTCGTCGGTGACGTCGTCGCCGAAGAAGACCGCGGCCGACGCGCCCTCCTGATGCCGGATGATGTCGAGGGCGGCGCCCTTGTCGGTCTGGATGACCGCGAGTTCGATGACCGCCTTGCCCTCGGTGACCTGGACGCCCACCCAGCTGGCCGGGCCCTGACGGGCCTGCTGCAGGGCGCGACGGCCAACCTCGGGAGTGGCATTGCGCACATGCAGCGCGATGCTGGCGGGTTTGGCCTCGACGGTCACGCCGGGATTCTGCTCGGCGATATCGGCCAGTGCGTGCCGGACCTCGGTGAGCAGCTGCTTGGCGTCGTTGTCGATGGCGTGCACGAAGCCGACATCGAATTCCGAGCCGTGGCTTCCGATCAATTGGACCTCGACCGGAAGCCGGGACAGCGCCGCGAGATCTCGCAGCGCGCGACCGGAGATCACGGCCGCGGTGGTAGTTGACAGGCCGGCGAGCGCACGCAGTGCGCTGACCGATTCCCGATGGGGATAGGCCTTTGCCGGATCGGAGACTATGGGCGCGATTGTCCCGTCGTAGTCCGAAGCGACCAGTAGTCGCGGTACGCGCGCTACGGCCGAGAGGGCTCGGCGAAGTTCGTGTGGCAGATCCTGTGCGCTCACGCATCCAACCTAGTGATCGGAGGAGTTTTTTCAGGGGCGCGAGAAACTTTACTGGGTGCGGTTTGCCGCCTTGTTCGCGCCGTGATACGCACTGTTTACGTGGGCATTTCCGGATACCGGACCGTACAGTCCGGTATCCGGAAGCGAGACGCGGCGACTAAGACTTTTCGCCCAGCAGGAGATCGACGGTCAGTTCGAGGCGTTCGGCCACATCGGTGGCCGAGGCGCGCCGGGTGAGCCAGGCGACCAGATTCGACAGCCACACATCGCTGATGACGCGGGCGATGGCCAGATCGCGATCGTTGGGTTCGCCCTCGATCACCGCGCGGGCGAAGAAGTTGTCCATCACCTTGCCCACGCGATCCACCTCGGCGGCCGCGGAGGCGTCGGCGAACATGAACGCGCGCGTCATCGCCTCGGTCAGCAGCGGGTCGCGCTGCATCGCCCGGGTGACCTGGGTCAGCACCAGATGCATCCGGTCCCGGGGGGTCTGCGCGGGCAGCGGTTTGCGTTTGGAGTCCAACTGCTCGAACTCACGGGCCAGCGCCGAGACCAGCAGATGCACCTTGGACGGGAAATACCGGTACAGGGTGCCGACCGCGACATCGGCCCGCTCGGCGACAGCGCGCATCTGCACGGCGTCGTAACCACCCTTGGAGGCGAGCGCCAGGGTGGCGTCCAGAATGCGTTTGCGCCGCTCACGCTGTGCGGCCGAACTCAGCTCGTCCTCGCTGAGGGTGCTGACCGTCGCGCGGTTGCGGGCTCCGTTCTGCGCACCCGAGTCGGCTGCCTGCTCTCGGGAGGGACTGGCCATTCAAAAGTCCTTTCCTGCACACGCGTCGGTCTGGCGGTGACGCGACCGTTCGGCCGCCGGGAGCGCCTCTTGACTTACGCCCGACCGTCACATTAGAACATGTTCTAGGTGTGGGAGTCACGCCGGAAAGGCGGTATGGAGTGTGACCATCGCCACCACTGACGAGCATAAAGCCGTTCAGGAGTCGATGCGCGGATGGGCAGCGGCGGCCCAGCCGATTGCAACAATGCGCAGTGGCACGCCGGGGTTCTGGCGTGAATTCTGGCCTGGCCTGGTGGGCCTCGGCGTATTCAGCATCGCGGTGCCGGAGGAGTCCGGCGGCGCGGGCGGCGGCGTGAGCGATCTGGCCGTGCTGATCGAGCAGGCGGCGCATGATCTGGTAGGCGGGCCGGTGACGGCTACCGCGCTGGCCGGCCTCGTCGCCGGTGACACCCTCGACGAGGATACGCCCTGTGGTATAGCGCTTGGCGAGCCGGTTGTGGTGCCGCACAACGGAACCGGGCCGCTGGAGGTGACCGGTACCTGGGACGTGGTCTACGGCGCGGACGAGAACACCGCGCTGCTGCTGCCGGTTCGCTCCGGCGAGCGGGAGCTGTGGTGCCTGTTCGACGCGGGAACCGCGGGCGTGCGGATCGAGGCGCTGTCGGCGCTCGACCTCGGTGTTCCGCTGGCCCGGGTCGAATGCGACAAGGTTGCCGTGCCCGCCGAGCGGGTCTTCGAACCGTCCGTCGCGGTCGCGGATCTGGCCGCCGCGCTGGTGGCCGCCGAGGCCGCCGGAATCGCGGGCTGGTGCCTGGAGACCGCGGTCGAGTACGCGAAGGTCCGCGAGCAGTTCGGCCGCCGGATCGGTGAATTCCAGGCGATCAAGCACATCTGCGCCTGGATGCTGTGCCGCACCGAGCAGACCCGGGCCGTCGCGGCCGATGCCGCGGCCGCGGTGGACTCCGGTAGTGGGGAACTCGCCCTGTCGGCGGCCATCGCCATGACGGTCGCGCTCGACGCGGCCGTGGAGAACGCCAAGGACTGCATTCAGGTCCTGGGCGGAATCGGTTTCACCTGGGAGCACGACGCGCATCTGTATCTGCGCCGGGCGAGTGCGCTGCGCTCGCTGCTGGGCGGATCGGCGCGCTGGCGGGCCGAGGTCGCGCGGCTGACCCACGCGGGTATCCGCCGCACGGTCGGTGTCGATCTGGGTGGCGAAAGCGCCTGGGAGGCAGCGGGTCTGGACGCCTCCGAGGAGGCCGCCCTGGCCGCCGATCTGGTCCGGATCGCGGCGCTGCCGGTCGCCGAGCAGCGCACGGCACTCGCCGAGGCGGGTTTGCTGGCCGCGCACTGGCCCGCGCCGTACGGCCGGGGTGCGGGCCCGTTGCTGCGGTCTCATATCGACGATCAGATCCGCAAGGCGGGTATCGAGCTGCCGGATCTGGTCATCGCCAACTGGGCGATCCCGACCCTGCTGCAGTGGGGTACGCCCGAGCAGATCGAGCGTTATGCCGGGCCGACGCTGGCCGGGGACGTGATCTGGTGCCAGCTGTTCTCGGAACCGGGCGCGGGCTCGGATCTGGCGGCGCTGCGCACGGTCGCCGAGAAGGTCGAAGGCGGCTGGAAACTGCGTGGCCAGAAGGTCTGGACGTCGCTGGCGGACCGTGCGACCTGGGGAATCTGCCTGGCCCGCACCGACGCCTCGGCGCCCAAGCACAAGGGCATCAGCTACTTCCTGGTCGATATGAAAAGTGCCGGGCTGGAGATCCGGCCGCTGGTGGAGATCACCGGCGAGGCGCGCTTCAACGAGGTGTTCCTCGACGATGTGTTCGTCCCGGACGACTGCCTGGTCGGGGATGTGAACAACGGCTGGCGGATCGCGCGCTCGACCCTGTCGGCGGAGCGGATCGCCATGGGCGGCAAGGGCATCGGCGAGGAGCTCGAGGCCATGATCGCCGCCGCGCCGACCTCGGGTCCGGGTGCGGAAGTGGTGGCCGATCGGCTCGGTGCGCTCATCGCCGAATCGGTGGCGGGCACCCTGCTCGAGGCCCGCGCGGCCCAGAAACTGCTGTCCGGCGGGGATCCCGCGGCGGAGAGCAGCGTACGCAAACTGGTCGGTGTCCGACACCGGCAGGCGGTTGCCGAGTTCGCCGCCGAACTGTCCGGTACGGCGGGTGCCCTCGACACCGAAGCGGTGAAGGAATTCCTGCTCACACGCTGTTTGTCGATTGCCGGTGGTACCGAACAGATTCTGCTGACCGTCGCCGGTGAGCGGATTCTCGGCCTGCCGCGCGAAGCGCAGGGCTAGTCCCCATTCACATCGGGAGCTTTTGTATGGACTTCACCAGGGACGAGAGCCAGGACGCTGTCGCCGAGGTTGTCGTTAGTTTGCTGGAACGCGAGAGCGCGCGCGATATCGCGCTGTGGCCGATCATCGCCGAGAGCGGTCTGCTGGCCGTGCCGCTGCCGGAACGGTTCGGCGGCGACGAGATGGGCCTGCTCGAGGTGTCGGCCATGCTCACCGAGCTGGCCACCGACGCCGCCCAGACCCCGGCCCTGGTCACGCTGGGTTTCGGGGTGCTGCCGCTGCGGGCCGTCGGCCTGCCGGACGCGGTGGCGGACAAGGTGTTCCCGGCGGTCGCGGAGGGTGCGGTGCTGACCGCGGCCCTGCACGAGCCGGGTGCGCCGTTCGTGACGAAGCCGGAGACCTCGGCGGTGTCCGACGGCGTCACCGTGCGGATCACCGGTAGCAAGGTCGCGGTGCCCTACGCCGACACCGCGCGCTGGATGCTGGTGCCGACCGGCAACGGCATCGCGGTGGTCGACGGGGACGCCGCCGGAATCACTCGCACGCCGAGCCCGAGTTCGGACGGCGTGCCGGAATTCTCGGTGCGGTTCGAGAATGTCGCGATCCCGGCGGAGCAGCTGCTGCCCGAGGGCCTCACCGAACTGCACCGGTACGCGCTGGCGAGTATCGGCGCGGTGGCCGATGGTCTGCTGAAGGGTGTGGTGGCGCTGACCGCCGAACATGTCCGCACCAGACAGCAATTCGGCCGCGCGCTGGCGCAGTTCCAGGCCGTCGCACAGGAGATCGCCGACGTGTACGTCGTCTCGCGCACGCTCAGCGTGGCGGCGGCGTCGGCGGTCTGGGCACTCGCCCAGGACGATCGCGGCGCCGCGCATACCGAACGCGTCGACGATGATCTCGATGTGCTGGCGTTCGCGGTCGCCGACGAATTGCCCAGGGCCATGCAGATGTGCCATCACCTGCACGGTGGGCTCGGTGTCGATATGACCCACCCCCTGCATCGCTACTACTCACAGGCCAAGGACATCGCCCGCTGGCTCGGCGGTGCGTCGTTCCGGCTGGACCGATTGGGAGTCAGATGTTCATCGAACTGACCGCGGAACAGCGGCAACTGCGCGACGAATTACGTTCCTACTTCACCGGTCTCGTCACTCCCGAGGAGGAGGCCGAGATGCAGGAGAACCGGCACGGCGACGCCTACCGGGCCGTGGTGAAGCGGATGGGACGTGACGGCAAGCTCGGACTGGGCTGGCCGAAGGAGTACGGCGGCGCCGGATTCGGCCCGCTGGAACAGCAGATCTTCTACAACGAGGCGGTCCGCGCGGATGTGCCGGTGCCCCTGGTCACGCTGCTGACCGTCGGCCCGGCGCTGCAGTCGTTCGGCACCGAGGAGCAGAAACGGAAGTTCCTGCCCGGAATCCTCACCGGCGACGTGCATTTCGCGATCGGCTACTCCGAACCCGATGCCGGAACCGATCTCGCGGCGCTGCGCACCTCCGCGGTGCGCGACGACAGCGGGGACTGGATCGTCAACGGGCAGAAGATCTTCACCACCGGTGCGCACGAGGCGGACTACGTCTGGCTGGCCGTGCGGACGGGTTCGGTGGAGTCGCGGCACAAGGGCATCACGATCCTCATCGTGGACACCAAGGATCCGGGCTACTCCTGGACGCCGATCATCACCGCCGACGGCGCCCACCACACCAACGCCACCTACTTCGACAATGTGCGCGTGCCCGCGAACATGACCGTCGGCGAGGAGAACGGCGGCTGGAAGCTCATCACCACCCAGCTCAATCACGAGCGGGTGAGCCTGGGGCCGTCCGGCAAGATCGAGCAGCTCTACGAGCGAGTCCGGGAATGGGCGCGTAAGCAGGGCGTTCTCGGTGAGACCGAGGTCCGGCGCGGGCTGGGCCGGTTGCATGCCATGGTGCGGCTCAACGAACTGCTGAACTGGCAGGTCGCCTCGAATATGGAACGCCCCGACGCCGATCAGCGCGATGTGATCGCCGACGCCTCGGCCACCAAGGTGTTCTCCACCGAGGCGCTGCAGGAGGCGGGCCGGATCTCCGAGGAGATCGTGGGCCGCTTCGGCGATCCGGCCGATCAGGCCACCGCCGACCTGCTGACCTGGCTGGACAAACGCGTCAAGCAGAACCTGGTCGTCACCTTCGGCGGCGGCGTGAACGAGGTCATGCGGGAACTCATCGCCCAGATGGGCCTGCGCCTGCCCCGAGTACCGAGATAGGAGTTTTCGCGTGCCGGAAACCATGACGACGCAAGACATCGTCGCCGCCGGTGAGAGGATCCGCGAGGCGGGGGAGTGCGCACCGCGCCGCGGCCGTGATCCGGTGAACCAGCCGATGATCAACAACTGGGTCGAGGCGCTGGGCGACAGCAATCCGATCTATGTGGACGAGGAGGCCGCGCGGGCGGCCGGACATCCGGGCATCGTGGCGCCACCGGCCATGGCGCAGGTGTGGACCATGCCCGGTCTGCACGGCGCGCGCCCCGCCGACGACCCGATGAACGCGGTCAACGACCTGCTCGACGCCGCCGGTTACACCTCGGTGGTGGCCACCAATTGCGAGCAGACCTATCACCGCTACCTGCGTCCCGGCGAACGTCCGGTGGCCCGGACCCGGCTCGGAGATCTGGTGGGGCCCAAGCGCACCGGACTCGGTGAGGGCTGGTTCGCCACCTATCTGCTGACCTGGTACGTCGACGACGAACCGGTCACCGAGATGGTGTTCCGGATGCTGAAGTTCGCACCGGGCACCGGAAAGACCGCTGCCCCAGCGGAATCCGGTGAGGTCTCGGCGGAGGACCTGGCGAAGCGGGTCCGCCCCACCGTCTCGAAGGACACCGAATTCTTCTGGGACGGGGTCAAACTCGGCGAGTTGCGGATCCAGCAGCGGCCGGACGGATCGCTGCAGCACCCGCCCGTTCCGGCGCTGTGGAAGGACCACACCGAGCAGTCGGACTACGTCGTCGCCTCCGGGCGCGGCACCGTGTTCAGCTTCGTGGTGCATCACGCGCCGAAGGTGCCCGGACGGCAGCTGCCGTATGTGGTGGCCCTGGTCGAGCTGGAAGAAGGTGTGCGCATGCTCGGTGAGCTGCGCGGTGTCGATCCGGCGGAGGTCGAGGTCGGCCTGCCGGTCGAGGTCGGCTTCCAGCAGCTCGACGACGACGACACCGTGCCCTACTGGAAGGCCGTGCGATGACTTCGACTATCGAGCCGACGACCGTGCGGGTGGGAACCACGTTGCCCGAGTTGGTGATTCACGCCGACCCGACCTTCGTGGTCTCCACCGCCCTGGCGACCCGCGATTTCCAGGACGTGCACCACGACCGGGACAAGGCGGTCGAGCGCGGTTCCAAGGACATCTTCGTCAACATCCTCACCGACACCGGCCTGGTGCAGCGGTTCGTGACCGACTGGGCGGGGCCGGGGGCGATCGTGAAATCCCTCGCGTTGCGACTGGGTGTGCCGCTGTACGCGGGGGACACCCTGACGTTGACCGGCACCGTGTCGGCCGTGGACGGTGTGGACATCACCATCGACGTGGTCGGCAAGGACAGCCTCGGCGACCACATCTCGGCGAAAGCCGTCATCTCCCTGCAGGAGGCACGCCAGTGACGGGACTGAGCCGCCGCGCCGCCATCGCGGGCATCGGCGCCACCGATTTCTCCAAGGACTCCGGCCGCAGTGAACTGCGGCTGGCCGCCGAGGCGGTCACCGCCGCCCTCGCCGACGCGGGACTCACCGCCGCGGACGTGGACGGCCTGACGACCTTCACGATGGACACGAACACCCAGGCCGCCGTCGCGCGCGCCACGGGTATTCCGAGCCTGAAGTTCTTCAGCAACATCCCGTTCGGCGGTGGTGCGGCCGCCGCGACGGTGCAGCACGCCGCGATGGCGGTGGCGACGGGTATCGCGGATGTGGTTGTCGCGTACCGGGCTTTCAACGAGCGGTCCGGAAATCGATTCGGACAGTTCGCCACTCATCTGGCGACCGGAAATCCCAGCTCGTCGGGTGTGGACAACGCGTTCTCCTACACGCACGGTCTCGGCACCCCGGCCGCCCAGGTCGCCATGGTGGCGCGGCGCTACATGCACGTATACGGTGCGCGCAGTACGGATTTCGGCGCGGTCGCGGTCGCCGATCGCAAGCACGCCGCGGTGAACCCGGCCGCCCACTTCTACGGCAAGCCGATCACCCTCGATGATCACCAGTCCTCGCGCTGGATCGCCGAACCGCTGCACCTGCTGGACTGCTGCCAGGAGACCGACGGCGGTGTGGCACTGGTGATCACCAGCGCCGAGCGGGCGAAGGATCTGCCCAACAAGCCCGCGCTGATCGCCGGCGCCGCGCAGGGTTCGGGCGCCGATCAGTACGTGATGACCAGCTACTACCGCGACGGTCTGACCGGCCTGCCGGAAATGGGGCTGGTGGGCGATCAGCTGTGGGCGCAGAGCGAGTTGCGGCCCGAGGACATGCAGGCCGCCATCCTCTACGACCACTTCACTCCCTTCGTGCTGATGCAGCTGGAGGAACTGGGTTTCTGCGGTCGCGGTGAGGCCAAGGATTTCATCGCCGACGGTGCGATCGAGATCGGCGGCCGGTTGCCGTTGAACACCCACGGTGGTCAGCTCGGCGAGGCGTACATCCACGGGATGAACGGGATCGCCGAAGGCGTGCGCCAGATCCGCGGCAGTTCCGTGAACCAGGTCGAGGGCCTGAACAATATCGTCGTCACCGCCGGGACCGGCGTGCCGACCTCGGGGCTGGTCCTCACCACCGCCTGATCCGTCGAGATCCCGAAAACCGGGGCCGTGCATCGTTATTGGATGCACGGCCCCTTTCGTTTCGACCGGTGCGGTTCGGTGTTCCGGTGACCATGTGAATCCGCACCGACGGAGAGTCCCTCCCGGAGTTGCCGTACTCGGGATCGCATCACGGGCCATCGGACGACTCGCCAGTGCCCGAACCAGGCGTGCAAACCACGCACGATTATGAGGAGTCGTGATCGGCGCGCTGTGGATGTCATCACCTTTTGTGCCGCCGCGCCCACCGTGCCTCTATAAATATAGAGGACGAC
Encoded here:
- a CDS encoding metal ABC transporter solute-binding protein, Zn/Mn family, producing the protein MIRSLVARIAVVTLGATTAFTLAACSGSSSGSGKPSIVASTDVWGSVAAAVGGPDVEVKSIIDNPTVDPHSYQTTPSDAAAIREAALVVYNGGHYDEFAEKAAEGRDKPTLAAFDLRAGAAAGDENEHIWYDMNTVGAVADKIAAELGDIDPEHKQAFADRAAALRGRLAGVTAITAKIAAAHPKSPVLQTEPLAHYLLLAADTDDRTPHEFEEAIEQGTDPAPADLAAVRDLLNAKKVRALVYNIQTEDKTTKDVASTAKSAGVPVIEVTETLPEHTDFVKWQTDNANALAAALG
- the otsB gene encoding trehalose-phosphatase — protein: MSAQDLPHELRRALSAVARVPRLLVASDYDGTIAPIVSDPAKAYPHRESVSALRALAGLSTTTAAVISGRALRDLAALSRLPVEVQLIGSHGSEFDVGFVHAIDNDAKQLLTEVRHALADIAEQNPGVTVEAKPASIALHVRNATPEVGRRALQQARQGPASWVGVQVTEGKAVIELAVIQTDKGAALDIIRHQEGASAAVFFGDDVTDEKAFARLSGPDIGIKVGEGESRAEFRVASTEEVAKALAFLLEERRTWLAGASAPRIERLTMLASPRSNALLTPDGTVTWFCHPEPDSAAVFAHLLGGPAAGHFTIAPERQGLPLSQRYVDGTMTVETRWSSLKVVDYLPHDAALERTDLTRVITGDAKAVVTFAPRPEFGQVPVTLVRDPAGLRVHGTNDPIVLRSPGVRWEISEEGIHHVARAVVDPSEGPIVLEMRCGTADLAPAMVSEPERRNEAERYWRDWAASLELPPLKPDLMKRSALTLRGLVHAPSGSIMAAATTSLPEDIGGVRNWDYRYCWLRDAALTAHALVALGSLTEAEDFLAWTHRVLDTLAGPERLHPLYTLYGETLPPEAVLDQLPGYAGSRPVRVGNAANMQVQLDVFGPIVDLISGLAEAREAKGILNPAKALPDRDWDLVHAMVSAVQRRWNEPDHGIWEIRGNPRHHVYSKVMGWLTVDRALKLAEKFDRPVDPAWIELRDTISEEVKAKGWNEQVQSYTAAYDGTDLDAATLHIGLSGLIEPSDPRFAATVVATEAELRSGSTVYRYHHDDGLPGGEGGFHLCAAWLVEAYLLIGKREDAEALFAQLVDVAGPTGLLSEEYDPVAERSLGNHPQAYSHLGLLRCAQLLSQPVAVLAQ
- the kstR gene encoding cholesterol catabolism transcriptional regulator KstR gives rise to the protein MASPSREQAADSGAQNGARNRATVSTLSEDELSSAAQRERRKRILDATLALASKGGYDAVQMRAVAERADVAVGTLYRYFPSKVHLLVSALAREFEQLDSKRKPLPAQTPRDRMHLVLTQVTRAMQRDPLLTEAMTRAFMFADASAAAEVDRVGKVMDNFFARAVIEGEPNDRDLAIARVISDVWLSNLVAWLTRRASATDVAERLELTVDLLLGEKS
- a CDS encoding acyl-CoA dehydrogenase translates to MTIATTDEHKAVQESMRGWAAAAQPIATMRSGTPGFWREFWPGLVGLGVFSIAVPEESGGAGGGVSDLAVLIEQAAHDLVGGPVTATALAGLVAGDTLDEDTPCGIALGEPVVVPHNGTGPLEVTGTWDVVYGADENTALLLPVRSGERELWCLFDAGTAGVRIEALSALDLGVPLARVECDKVAVPAERVFEPSVAVADLAAALVAAEAAGIAGWCLETAVEYAKVREQFGRRIGEFQAIKHICAWMLCRTEQTRAVAADAAAAVDSGSGELALSAAIAMTVALDAAVENAKDCIQVLGGIGFTWEHDAHLYLRRASALRSLLGGSARWRAEVARLTHAGIRRTVGVDLGGESAWEAAGLDASEEAALAADLVRIAALPVAEQRTALAEAGLLAAHWPAPYGRGAGPLLRSHIDDQIRKAGIELPDLVIANWAIPTLLQWGTPEQIERYAGPTLAGDVIWCQLFSEPGAGSDLAALRTVAEKVEGGWKLRGQKVWTSLADRATWGICLARTDASAPKHKGISYFLVDMKSAGLEIRPLVEITGEARFNEVFLDDVFVPDDCLVGDVNNGWRIARSTLSAERIAMGGKGIGEELEAMIAAAPTSGPGAEVVADRLGALIAESVAGTLLEARAAQKLLSGGDPAAESSVRKLVGVRHRQAVAEFAAELSGTAGALDTEAVKEFLLTRCLSIAGGTEQILLTVAGERILGLPREAQG
- a CDS encoding acyl-CoA dehydrogenase family protein, which codes for MDFTRDESQDAVAEVVVSLLERESARDIALWPIIAESGLLAVPLPERFGGDEMGLLEVSAMLTELATDAAQTPALVTLGFGVLPLRAVGLPDAVADKVFPAVAEGAVLTAALHEPGAPFVTKPETSAVSDGVTVRITGSKVAVPYADTARWMLVPTGNGIAVVDGDAAGITRTPSPSSDGVPEFSVRFENVAIPAEQLLPEGLTELHRYALASIGAVADGLLKGVVALTAEHVRTRQQFGRALAQFQAVAQEIADVYVVSRTLSVAAASAVWALAQDDRGAAHTERVDDDLDVLAFAVADELPRAMQMCHHLHGGLGVDMTHPLHRYYSQAKDIARWLGGASFRLDRLGVRCSSN
- a CDS encoding acyl-CoA dehydrogenase family protein, with protein sequence MFIELTAEQRQLRDELRSYFTGLVTPEEEAEMQENRHGDAYRAVVKRMGRDGKLGLGWPKEYGGAGFGPLEQQIFYNEAVRADVPVPLVTLLTVGPALQSFGTEEQKRKFLPGILTGDVHFAIGYSEPDAGTDLAALRTSAVRDDSGDWIVNGQKIFTTGAHEADYVWLAVRTGSVESRHKGITILIVDTKDPGYSWTPIITADGAHHTNATYFDNVRVPANMTVGEENGGWKLITTQLNHERVSLGPSGKIEQLYERVREWARKQGVLGETEVRRGLGRLHAMVRLNELLNWQVASNMERPDADQRDVIADASATKVFSTEALQEAGRISEEIVGRFGDPADQATADLLTWLDKRVKQNLVVTFGGGVNEVMRELIAQMGLRLPRVPR
- a CDS encoding bifunctional MaoC family dehydratase N-terminal/OB-fold nucleic acid binding domain-containing protein, giving the protein MTTQDIVAAGERIREAGECAPRRGRDPVNQPMINNWVEALGDSNPIYVDEEAARAAGHPGIVAPPAMAQVWTMPGLHGARPADDPMNAVNDLLDAAGYTSVVATNCEQTYHRYLRPGERPVARTRLGDLVGPKRTGLGEGWFATYLLTWYVDDEPVTEMVFRMLKFAPGTGKTAAPAESGEVSAEDLAKRVRPTVSKDTEFFWDGVKLGELRIQQRPDGSLQHPPVPALWKDHTEQSDYVVASGRGTVFSFVVHHAPKVPGRQLPYVVALVELEEGVRMLGELRGVDPAEVEVGLPVEVGFQQLDDDDTVPYWKAVR
- a CDS encoding MaoC family dehydratase; its protein translation is MTSTIEPTTVRVGTTLPELVIHADPTFVVSTALATRDFQDVHHDRDKAVERGSKDIFVNILTDTGLVQRFVTDWAGPGAIVKSLALRLGVPLYAGDTLTLTGTVSAVDGVDITIDVVGKDSLGDHISAKAVISLQEARQ